A portion of the uncultured Bacteroides sp. genome contains these proteins:
- a CDS encoding NPCBM/NEW2 domain-containing protein, which produces MKRQYYIFLLALLLPSSLGTVLAQTKKNYHAWATTPPLGWNSWDCFGTTVTEQQIKEQADAMAKYLLPSGYKYLTVDIQWYEPEAKGHAYDPNAVLTMDEYGRLTPGLKKFPSAVDGKGFKTLADYVHSKGLKFGIHIMRGIPRQAVEKNTPVLGTTAKAQDIALTNSRCAWNPDMYGVDATKPEGQAYYNSIVQMYADWGVDFIKCDDISRPYDNVQKAEIEALRNAIDKTGRPIILSLSPGATPVTAGEHVMNHANMWRITDDFWDRWGLLLAMFERMDAWTPYREPGHFPDADMLPIGIVDFKRPTNFTKNEQYTLMSMWAIGRSPLIFGGDMTKLDDFTKQMLTNPEMLKVNQQSMNNRQVSRDKNLIVWTADIPNSKDKYVALFNAQSKGDNIDFNDADYASPLITGKGSSQKVEVSVKDGKKLVLFVKDGGNGFDWDHVVWVDPVLHGPKGDLKLTKMKWISASAGWGETLVNRTCDNKPIIINDKPAEGIGTHGESIIIYELPEGYDTFTATGVVTMNGSVVFGVLVSKGAIVLPETENVKVNFEAIGIKGKVKVRDLWSHKDLGTFKGIFIRELPQHGAGLYRISPLR; this is translated from the coding sequence ATGAAAAGACAATATTATATTTTTCTATTAGCTTTACTTTTACCTTCATCTCTAGGGACTGTTCTTGCACAGACAAAAAAGAATTATCACGCATGGGCAACGACTCCACCCTTGGGCTGGAATAGTTGGGATTGCTTTGGAACGACTGTAACCGAACAACAAATAAAGGAACAGGCCGATGCAATGGCAAAGTATCTTTTGCCGAGTGGATATAAATATCTTACTGTGGATATTCAATGGTACGAACCTGAAGCGAAAGGACATGCTTACGATCCCAATGCGGTGCTCACAATGGATGAATACGGACGTTTAACCCCTGGACTGAAAAAATTCCCTTCAGCGGTCGATGGTAAAGGATTTAAGACTCTTGCTGATTATGTGCATTCAAAAGGACTGAAATTTGGAATCCATATTATGCGTGGTATTCCTCGTCAGGCTGTTGAAAAAAACACTCCTGTGCTCGGTACAACGGCAAAAGCTCAGGATATTGCATTAACTAACTCCCGATGTGCATGGAACCCCGATATGTATGGCGTTGATGCTACTAAACCCGAAGGACAGGCTTACTACAATTCAATTGTTCAAATGTATGCCGATTGGGGAGTCGATTTCATAAAGTGTGACGATATTTCGCGCCCTTACGACAATGTTCAAAAAGCCGAAATTGAAGCGCTACGTAATGCTATTGACAAAACTGGTCGCCCGATAATCTTAAGCTTGTCGCCGGGCGCAACACCGGTTACAGCTGGCGAGCATGTGATGAACCATGCCAATATGTGGCGTATTACTGATGACTTCTGGGATAGATGGGGGTTGTTGCTAGCTATGTTCGAGCGTATGGATGCTTGGACTCCATACCGTGAGCCCGGACATTTTCCGGATGCCGATATGCTTCCGATTGGAATTGTTGATTTCAAGCGCCCTACCAACTTCACTAAGAATGAACAATACACGCTTATGAGCATGTGGGCAATTGGTCGTTCACCACTTATTTTCGGCGGAGATATGACTAAGCTTGATGACTTTACCAAACAAATGCTCACCAACCCCGAGATGTTGAAGGTAAACCAGCAAAGTATGAACAACCGTCAGGTGTCACGCGATAAAAATCTGATAGTATGGACTGCTGATATACCTAATAGTAAAGATAAATATGTAGCACTTTTCAATGCGCAAAGTAAAGGAGACAATATTGATTTCAACGATGCCGACTATGCAAGCCCACTAATTACAGGCAAGGGTAGTTCTCAAAAGGTAGAGGTATCGGTGAAAGACGGAAAGAAACTTGTCTTATTCGTTAAAGATGGTGGCAATGGTTTCGACTGGGATCATGTAGTGTGGGTCGATCCTGTTCTTCATGGGCCAAAAGGAGACCTTAAACTTACCAAGATGAAATGGATCAGTGCTAGTGCAGGATGGGGCGAAACACTCGTGAACCGGACATGTGACAATAAACCGATTATTATAAACGATAAACCAGCTGAGGGTATTGGCACCCATGGTGAATCTATTATCATTTACGAATTGCCCGAAGGTTACGATACTTTTACAGCAACCGGGGTTGTAACGATGAATGGTTCGGTTGTTTTTGGTGTCCTTGTTAGCAAAGGTGCAATTGTTCTTCCTGAAACTGAGAATGTAAAAGTAAATTTCGAAGCCATAGGTATAAAAGGTAAAGTCAAAGTACGCGATTTGTGGAGTCACAAGGATTTGGGAACTTTCAAAGGAATCTTTATTCGAGAATTACCACAGCATGGTGCTGGGCTGTATCGAATCAGCCCTTTGCGCTAA
- a CDS encoding glycosyl hydrolase 115 family protein, whose protein sequence is MNNIGKLKHLFLIAGIILIESFSVNASNKVNYRIPSQYIQHEVSKNAFTIVANGKATSIYVDAADWRGVIRAANNLGNDIRKVSGIASKVKESTTPETHSIIIGTIGKSKLIDKLIADKKINVSDIKGQWESFVIQTVGSNLIVAGADKRGTIYGIYDVSEKIGVSPWYFWADVPAKKSNKLYVKAGRFVQDSPKVKYRGIFINDESPSFTGWCNAKFGGVNSKMYVNMFELLLRLKANFLWPAMWGNAFNEDDPMNPVLADEYGIVMGNSHHEPMMRAQKEYTKRKQEIGEWDFVTNSANLEKFWFEGLNRNKNYDNVITMGMRGDGDVAMGKGEDLENIKTLQNVVKSQRYIIRKVYNDDPANHPQLWAIFTEVQRYYDAGLTVPDDIILLFCDNNWGYIRRTLPLKEKDRIGGGGLYYHIDMNGGPWNDRWVNTTTIPKLREQFNLAYQSGINKLWVVNVGDLKPKEIPIDFIMRYAWNPEAVPADKTMDYSIDWATKTFGSEHAVEIADIVSKYPKYNLWRKAEAQVPNIFSIVNHNEGDRVIQLWRDVANKAEALKSKIAPEAQDAYYQLVLYPTKASAGVAEMYIAADKNNLYAKQGRVGANDYAKRVRDLYDLDKQLSDYYNGPMADGKWKNMMSDIHIGYRIWSMPLTSTMPAVVDVTPLPTPAMGIAVEGSEQAWPASAEKAALPVFDGLNKKPYYIDVFNRGTGAFTFNAVANNSWIKLSVTKGTVEKENRIIVDIDWESLPVGKADGLIEIRQGDSLVQVQVSAVKAIIPVTTEPYFGSLTGEFSIPANKFNANVAGKKSKWLLLPDLGRDEACMGIFPVTAPSEIPKTAPRLEYKMYLNQQGKTTFCIGILPTQDVNPERGLRIAVSIDNGEPQILDARKGLVDTFTEYTPTNLANSKVLKPLPPLNKEIALVGTEKLRRNEIFDNIRWLDVQLDVAAPGFHTLKVFMIDPELVLERIVANPDNDHPSYFGVPSLQHNAK, encoded by the coding sequence ATGAATAATATAGGTAAACTAAAACACCTCTTCCTTATTGCAGGGATTATTTTGATTGAATCATTTTCTGTTAATGCATCTAATAAGGTTAATTACAGAATTCCATCTCAGTATATTCAGCACGAGGTATCAAAAAATGCCTTCACAATTGTTGCCAATGGAAAAGCTACTTCAATCTACGTTGATGCTGCAGACTGGAGGGGCGTAATCCGTGCAGCCAATAATTTAGGTAACGACATTCGTAAAGTCTCAGGCATTGCTTCCAAAGTGAAGGAATCAACAACACCCGAAACACATTCAATCATAATTGGGACAATCGGTAAAAGCAAATTAATAGACAAGTTGATTGCCGACAAAAAAATTAACGTATCCGACATCAAAGGTCAATGGGAGTCTTTCGTCATTCAGACTGTAGGTAGCAATCTGATTGTTGCCGGAGCCGACAAACGCGGAACCATTTATGGTATTTATGATGTCTCAGAAAAAATTGGTGTTTCACCTTGGTATTTTTGGGCTGATGTTCCTGCTAAGAAAAGCAATAAACTCTATGTGAAAGCGGGAAGATTTGTTCAGGATTCGCCTAAAGTAAAATATCGCGGCATTTTTATTAACGATGAATCGCCTTCTTTTACCGGCTGGTGCAATGCCAAATTTGGTGGTGTTAATTCCAAAATGTATGTAAACATGTTCGAACTGCTTTTGCGTCTGAAAGCCAACTTTCTTTGGCCTGCAATGTGGGGTAATGCATTTAACGAAGATGATCCAATGAATCCGGTTTTGGCAGATGAGTACGGCATTGTAATGGGAAACTCGCACCACGAACCAATGATGCGGGCGCAAAAAGAATATACTAAACGCAAGCAGGAAATCGGTGAGTGGGACTTTGTTACAAACAGTGCGAATCTTGAAAAGTTTTGGTTTGAAGGTCTCAATCGCAACAAGAATTATGATAATGTGATTACGATGGGTATGCGTGGTGATGGCGATGTGGCTATGGGCAAAGGTGAAGACTTAGAAAATATAAAAACGCTGCAAAATGTAGTAAAAAGTCAACGATATATCATTCGAAAAGTATACAACGATGACCCTGCCAATCATCCGCAACTATGGGCTATTTTTACGGAGGTTCAGCGATATTATGATGCCGGGCTTACTGTTCCTGACGATATAATTCTCTTATTTTGCGATAACAACTGGGGTTATATACGACGAACCCTTCCTCTAAAAGAAAAAGACAGAATAGGAGGTGGAGGTCTGTATTATCACATTGACATGAATGGAGGACCATGGAATGATCGTTGGGTTAACACCACTACCATACCCAAATTACGCGAGCAGTTCAATTTGGCATACCAATCTGGTATCAATAAGCTTTGGGTTGTAAACGTTGGAGATCTTAAACCAAAGGAAATTCCTATTGACTTTATTATGCGCTATGCATGGAATCCGGAGGCAGTGCCTGCTGATAAGACCATGGATTACAGTATCGACTGGGCAACAAAAACTTTTGGAAGCGAACATGCTGTTGAAATTGCAGATATTGTTTCTAAATACCCAAAATACAATCTTTGGAGAAAAGCTGAAGCTCAGGTTCCGAACATTTTCAGCATTGTGAATCATAATGAAGGCGACCGTGTTATTCAACTTTGGCGTGACGTAGCTAATAAGGCGGAAGCTTTGAAATCTAAAATTGCTCCGGAAGCACAAGATGCTTATTATCAGTTGGTATTATATCCAACTAAAGCATCTGCCGGTGTTGCCGAAATGTATATTGCAGCAGATAAAAATAATCTTTATGCCAAGCAAGGACGTGTAGGTGCCAATGATTATGCTAAACGTGTTCGCGATCTTTACGATTTGGACAAGCAATTGAGCGATTATTACAACGGTCCAATGGCAGATGGAAAATGGAAAAACATGATGTCTGACATACATATCGGTTACAGAATATGGTCTATGCCTCTTACCAGTACGATGCCTGCTGTAGTTGATGTAACGCCGCTTCCTACTCCAGCTATGGGCATTGCCGTTGAAGGTAGCGAACAAGCATGGCCAGCTTCGGCAGAAAAAGCTGCTTTACCCGTATTCGATGGTCTTAACAAGAAACCGTACTATATTGATGTATTTAACCGTGGAACGGGGGCATTCACTTTCAATGCGGTTGCCAATAATTCATGGATTAAATTAAGTGTAACTAAAGGCACTGTAGAAAAAGAAAATCGTATCATAGTTGATATTGATTGGGAATCTTTGCCTGTTGGTAAAGCTGATGGTTTGATTGAAATTAGACAAGGCGATAGTTTGGTTCAGGTTCAGGTGAGTGCTGTTAAAGCCATAATTCCGGTAACAACAGAACCCTATTTCGGAAGTCTTACAGGAGAATTCTCGATACCAGCCAATAAATTCAATGCCAATGTGGCGGGAAAGAAATCAAAATGGTTACTTCTCCCTGATTTGGGTAGAGATGAAGCTTGTATGGGAATTTTTCCGGTTACAGCTCCTAGTGAAATACCCAAAACGGCTCCTCGTTTGGAGTACAAAATGTATCTTAATCAACAAGGCAAAACGACTTTTTGTATAGGTATTCTTCCAACTCAGGATGTTAATCCGGAGCGTGGTTTGCGCATTGCTGTGTCTATTGATAATGGGGAACCTCAAATTCTTGATGCACGTAAAGGATTGGTGGATACATTTACCGAATATACTCCAACAAATCTGGCTAACTCGAAAGTGTTGAAACCACTGCCTCCGCTCAATAAAGAGATTGCATTGGTAGGAACAGAAAAACTGCGTCGTAATGAAATTTTTGATAATATTCGTTGGTTGGACGTTCAATTGGATGTGGCTGCTCCCGGATTCCACACGCTGAAAGTGTTTATGATTGATCCAGAACTTGTTTTAGAGAGAATTGTGGCAAACCCGGATAACGATCATCCTAGTTATTTCGGAGTTCCTTCTCTTCAACACAATGCTAAATAA